In one Lysobacter alkalisoli genomic region, the following are encoded:
- a CDS encoding aspartate-semialdehyde dehydrogenase gives MSKRFNVAVVGATGAVGETMLSILAERKFPVGQLHVLASERSAGGTIEYRGEEYIVQDLATFDPAGVDIALFSAGGSVSKEYAPKFAAAGAVVIDNSSAFRYDDDVPLVVSEVNPEQVANRPRGIIANPNCSTMQMLVALAPLHRHSKIERINVATYQSVSGGGRAAMEELGRQTGALLNFQDPEPKRFPVQIAFNLIPHIDDFQDNGFTKEEMKLVWETRKILGDDSILVNPTAVRVPVFYGHSEAVAIETAAKITPEQARELLASAPGVEVVDERKAGGYPTPVTHASGNDAVYVGRIREDLSHPRGLNLWIVSDNIRKGAALNAVQLAELVAAEPV, from the coding sequence ATGAGCAAGAGATTCAACGTCGCCGTCGTCGGCGCCACCGGTGCGGTCGGCGAGACCATGCTTTCCATCCTGGCCGAGCGGAAGTTCCCGGTCGGGCAACTGCACGTGCTGGCCAGCGAGCGCTCGGCCGGCGGCACCATCGAGTACCGCGGCGAGGAGTACATCGTCCAGGATCTGGCGACGTTCGACCCCGCCGGTGTCGACATCGCGCTGTTCTCGGCCGGCGGCAGCGTGTCGAAGGAGTACGCGCCGAAGTTCGCCGCCGCCGGCGCGGTGGTGATCGACAACTCCTCGGCGTTCCGCTACGACGACGACGTGCCGCTGGTGGTGTCCGAGGTCAACCCGGAGCAGGTGGCCAACCGTCCGCGCGGGATCATCGCCAACCCCAATTGCTCGACCATGCAGATGCTGGTCGCGCTGGCGCCGCTGCATCGGCATTCGAAGATCGAGCGCATCAATGTCGCCACCTATCAGTCGGTGTCCGGTGGCGGCCGAGCGGCGATGGAGGAACTCGGCCGCCAGACCGGCGCGCTGCTGAACTTCCAGGACCCGGAGCCGAAGCGTTTCCCGGTGCAGATCGCGTTCAACCTGATTCCCCACATCGACGACTTCCAGGACAACGGCTTCACCAAGGAGGAGATGAAGCTGGTCTGGGAGACCCGCAAGATCCTCGGCGACGACTCGATTCTGGTGAACCCGACCGCGGTGCGGGTACCGGTGTTCTACGGCCACTCCGAGGCGGTCGCGATCGAGACCGCCGCGAAGATCACCCCGGAGCAGGCACGCGAGCTGCTGGCTTCGGCGCCGGGCGTCGAGGTGGTCGACGAGCGCAAGGCCGGCGGCTATCCGACCCCGGTCACCCATGCCTCCGGCAACGACGCGGTCTACGTCGGCCGCATCCGCGAGGATCTGTCGCACCCGCGCGGCCTGAACCTGTGGATCGTGTCCGACAACATCCGCAAGGGTGCCGCCCTGAACGCGGTGCAGCTGGCTGAACTGGTGGCTGCGGAACCGGTCTGA
- the prmB gene encoding 50S ribosomal protein L3 N(5)-glutamine methyltransferase gives MFEQVSIIDLIRHGGSLFAEAGLTFGHSYDNALDEATQLVLHALHMPHDLSPVYGQSRVTTQEKAKVLALFERRIRERIPAAYLTGEAWFAGLSFKSDPRALVPRSPIAELIEAGFEPWLGGREVRRALDLCTGSGCIAIATGHYHPDWEVHGIDISDDALALAAENKARLHADNVEFRKSDLFGSLDGEVYDLIVTNPPYVTHDETDALPPEYAHEPELGLRAGDDGLDLALKIMRDAPDHLSEHGLLICEVGEAERALAQLLPEVPMAWIEFKVGQMGIFVVERADLVEHRERIKALADARN, from the coding sequence ATGTTCGAGCAGGTCTCCATCATCGACCTGATTCGCCACGGCGGCAGCCTGTTCGCCGAAGCCGGGCTGACCTTCGGCCACAGCTACGACAACGCGCTCGACGAGGCGACCCAGCTGGTGCTGCACGCGCTGCACATGCCTCACGACCTGAGCCCGGTCTATGGGCAGTCGCGGGTGACCACGCAGGAGAAGGCGAAGGTGCTGGCGTTGTTCGAGCGCCGCATCCGCGAGCGCATCCCGGCCGCCTACCTGACCGGCGAGGCCTGGTTCGCGGGGCTCAGCTTCAAGTCCGACCCGCGCGCGCTGGTGCCGCGCTCGCCGATCGCCGAGCTGATCGAGGCCGGCTTCGAGCCCTGGCTCGGCGGCCGCGAGGTCCGTCGCGCACTCGACCTGTGCACCGGCTCGGGCTGCATCGCGATCGCCACCGGTCACTACCACCCGGACTGGGAGGTGCACGGCATCGACATCAGCGACGACGCGCTCGCGCTGGCGGCCGAGAACAAGGCGCGCCTGCATGCCGACAACGTCGAGTTCCGCAAGTCGGACCTGTTCGGTTCGCTGGATGGCGAGGTCTACGACCTGATCGTCACCAATCCGCCCTACGTCACCCACGACGAAACCGACGCGCTGCCGCCCGAGTATGCGCACGAGCCCGAACTCGGACTGCGCGCCGGCGACGATGGTCTCGACCTCGCGCTGAAGATCATGCGCGACGCCCCCGACCACCTCAGCGAGCACGGCCTGCTGATCTGCGAAGTCGGCGAGGCAGAACGTGCTCTGGCGCAATTGTTGCCCGAGGTGCCGATGGCCTGGATCGAGTTCAAGGTCGGGCAGATGGGCATCTTCGTGGTCGAGCGTGCCGATCTGGTCGAGCATCGCGAACGCATCAAGGCCCTGGCCGATGCACGAAACTGA
- the aroC gene encoding chorismate synthase, whose amino-acid sequence MSSNSFGKLLTVTTFGESHGPAIGCVVDGCPPGLALAPEDFRHDLDRRATGKTRHTSARREADEIEILSGVYEGVTTGTPIGLLIRNTDARSKDYGRIAEQFRPGHADYTYWQKYGIRDPRGGGRSSARETTMRVAAGVIARKWLAGRHGIRIQGWLSQLGEVAPAGFDLSAVEDNPFFWPHAAQVPELEAYMDALRKSGDSVGARVDVIAEGVPPGWGEPVYGKLDGELAAALMSINAVKGVEIGDGFASVAQTGSVHRDEMAPEGFLSNHAGGVLGGISSGQAVRCSVAFKPTSSLRLPVDGLDIHGNVVEVVTTGRHDPCVGIRAIPICEAMVALVLMDQALRHRAQCGDVGEMSPRIPAEAPAKKR is encoded by the coding sequence GTGTCCAGTAACAGCTTCGGCAAGCTATTGACGGTTACCACCTTTGGCGAGAGCCACGGGCCGGCGATCGGCTGCGTGGTCGACGGCTGTCCGCCGGGGCTGGCGCTGGCACCGGAGGACTTCCGCCACGACCTCGACCGCCGTGCCACAGGCAAGACCCGCCACACCTCGGCGCGGCGCGAGGCCGACGAGATCGAAATTCTCTCCGGCGTATATGAAGGCGTCACCACCGGCACCCCGATCGGCCTGCTGATCCGCAATACCGACGCGCGCAGCAAGGACTACGGCCGCATCGCCGAACAGTTCCGTCCTGGCCATGCCGACTACACCTACTGGCAGAAGTACGGTATCCGCGACCCGCGTGGCGGCGGCCGTTCCTCGGCGCGCGAGACCACGATGCGTGTCGCCGCTGGCGTGATCGCCCGCAAGTGGCTGGCCGGGCGCCATGGCATCCGCATCCAGGGCTGGCTGTCGCAGCTCGGGGAGGTCGCCCCGGCCGGCTTCGACCTGTCGGCGGTCGAGGACAACCCGTTCTTCTGGCCGCATGCCGCGCAGGTGCCGGAACTCGAGGCTTATATGGACGCGCTGCGCAAGTCCGGCGACTCGGTCGGCGCGCGCGTGGACGTCATCGCCGAAGGCGTTCCGCCGGGCTGGGGCGAGCCGGTCTACGGCAAGCTCGACGGCGAACTGGCCGCGGCGCTGATGAGCATCAACGCGGTCAAGGGCGTGGAGATCGGCGACGGTTTCGCTTCGGTCGCGCAGACGGGCAGCGTGCATCGCGACGAGATGGCGCCGGAAGGCTTCCTGTCCAACCATGCTGGCGGCGTGCTCGGCGGCATCAGCAGCGGGCAGGCCGTGCGCTGCTCTGTCGCGTTCAAGCCGACCTCGAGCCTGCGCCTGCCGGTCGACGGGCTCGACATCCATGGCAACGTGGTCGAGGTGGTCACCACCGGCCGTCACGATCCCTGCGTCGGCATCCGCGCGATCCCGATCTGCGAGGCGATGGTCGCCCTGGTGCTGATGGACCAGGCGCTGCGTCACCGCGCCCAGTGCGGCGATGTCGGCGAAATGTCGCCACGGATCCCGGCCGAGGCGCCGGCGAAAAAACGATAG
- a CDS encoding SCO family protein: MFNRTTVYILIAAFAAALGLWAASHFFEPDEREPELQVVRLFQPARALPAFELTRSDGSTLERGDLQGHWTLVFLGFTHCPDICPTTLAELSRAQKEWEAIPEASRPQVLFVSVDPERDTPELIGRYAHAFHKDTLAATGSLPALEAFASSLSMVFAKVPPPEGVPENQYSIDHSATIAVLNPQGHMAGLVRPPLEPAKIAADMAALSGAAIP, encoded by the coding sequence ATGTTCAACCGGACCACCGTTTATATCCTCATCGCCGCGTTCGCCGCGGCCCTCGGCCTGTGGGCCGCCAGCCATTTCTTCGAGCCCGACGAACGCGAACCGGAACTGCAGGTCGTACGCCTGTTCCAGCCGGCGCGCGCCCTGCCCGCCTTCGAGCTCACCCGCTCCGACGGCAGCACGCTCGAACGCGGGGACCTGCAGGGCCACTGGACCCTGGTGTTCCTCGGCTTCACCCACTGCCCGGACATCTGCCCGACCACCCTGGCCGAGCTGTCGCGTGCACAGAAGGAATGGGAAGCGATTCCCGAGGCAAGCCGCCCGCAGGTGCTGTTCGTATCGGTCGATCCCGAGCGCGACACCCCGGAACTGATCGGCCGCTACGCCCACGCCTTCCACAAGGACACCCTCGCCGCAACCGGCAGCCTGCCGGCACTGGAAGCCTTCGCCAGTTCGCTGAGCATGGTGTTCGCCAAGGTCCCGCCGCCGGAAGGCGTGCCGGAGAACCAGTACTCGATCGACCACAGCGCAACGATCGCGGTGCTCAACCCGCAGGGTCACATGGCCGGCCTGGTCCGGCCGCCGCTGGAACCGGCGAAGATCGCCGCCGACATGGCGGCGCTGAGCGGGGCTGCGATTCCATGA
- the asd gene encoding archaetidylserine decarboxylase (Phosphatidylserine decarboxylase is synthesized as a single chain precursor. Generation of the pyruvoyl active site from a Ser is coupled to cleavage of a Gly-Ser bond between the larger (beta) and smaller (alpha chains). It is an integral membrane protein.) → MSLVTALTWALPHRLLSSAARTLAYSDNPRIKQWLIDTVTRKFGVDLNEAAESDPTVYPTFNSFFTRALKPGAREPDPDPDALLMPADGRISQCGTIEADGRIFQAKGQSFSAAELLADADAAAAFHGGTFATVYLSPKDYHRVHMPWTGTLRETVHVPGRLFSVGPAAVRNVPRLFARNERLVCHFDTDFGPMAVVMVGALLVSGVETVWSGVEIPAYADKVTRKDQRNQRIRLQRFAEMARFNYGSTVIVLLPPGTAELAPGLGAESPVRLGQALALRT, encoded by the coding sequence ATGAGCCTGGTCACCGCGCTGACCTGGGCGCTGCCGCACCGCCTGTTGTCCTCCGCCGCACGAACACTGGCCTATTCCGACAACCCACGCATCAAGCAGTGGCTGATCGACACGGTGACGCGGAAATTCGGCGTCGATCTGAACGAGGCGGCCGAGTCCGACCCGACCGTCTACCCGACCTTCAACAGCTTCTTCACCCGCGCGCTGAAGCCGGGCGCACGCGAGCCGGATCCGGACCCCGATGCCCTGCTGATGCCCGCCGACGGCCGCATCAGCCAGTGCGGCACGATCGAGGCCGACGGCCGCATCTTCCAGGCCAAGGGACAATCGTTCAGCGCCGCCGAACTGCTGGCCGACGCGGATGCTGCGGCCGCTTTCCACGGTGGCACTTTCGCGACCGTCTACCTGTCGCCGAAGGATTACCACCGCGTCCACATGCCGTGGACCGGCACCTTGCGCGAGACCGTGCATGTCCCCGGCCGCCTGTTCAGCGTCGGTCCGGCCGCGGTACGCAACGTGCCACGCCTGTTTGCCCGCAACGAACGGCTGGTCTGTCATTTCGACACCGACTTCGGACCGATGGCGGTAGTGATGGTCGGCGCGCTGCTGGTCTCCGGCGTGGAGACGGTCTGGAGCGGCGTCGAGATCCCGGCCTATGCCGACAAGGTGACCCGCAAGGACCAGCGCAACCAACGCATCCGCCTGCAGCGCTTCGCCGAGATGGCCCGCTTCAACTACGGCTCGACCGTGATCGTGCTGCTGCCACCGGGCACGGCCGAACTGGCCCCCGGGCTGGGTGCGGAGTCACCGGTGCGACTTGGCCAGGCGCTGGCGTTGCGGACTTGA
- a CDS encoding phosphoribosylanthranilate isomerase — protein sequence MTRIKFCGLTRPEDLDLAVELGVDCIGLVFASRSPRRLSLDRAAGLRARIPGDIAAVALMMDNPADEVGAVVEAVRPDILQFHGAEPDAFCAGFGPPYWKAIAMGGDPQGALARLGDFPGAAAFLFDGHAAGEPGGSGKCFDWTRLPAALDRPFLLAGGLDAGNVASAIHTARPWGMDVSSGIESAPGEKDATKMRAFVEAVRRADAAGP from the coding sequence ATGACCCGGATCAAGTTCTGCGGCCTGACCCGGCCCGAAGACCTCGACCTCGCAGTCGAACTCGGCGTCGACTGCATCGGCCTGGTGTTCGCTTCCCGAAGCCCACGCCGGCTTTCGCTGGATCGGGCGGCCGGGTTGCGTGCGCGGATTCCCGGCGACATCGCCGCGGTCGCGCTGATGATGGACAACCCGGCCGACGAGGTCGGTGCCGTGGTCGAAGCGGTCCGTCCCGACATCCTGCAGTTCCACGGTGCGGAGCCGGATGCGTTCTGCGCCGGCTTCGGCCCGCCATACTGGAAGGCGATCGCGATGGGCGGTGATCCGCAGGGCGCGCTGGCCCGGCTCGGCGATTTTCCCGGTGCCGCGGCCTTCCTGTTCGACGGCCATGCCGCCGGCGAGCCTGGCGGCAGCGGCAAGTGTTTCGACTGGACCCGGTTGCCGGCCGCGCTGGATCGTCCGTTCCTGCTCGCGGGTGGGCTGGATGCCGGCAACGTGGCTTCCGCGATCCATACCGCGCGGCCGTGGGGGATGGATGTCTCCAGTGGCATCGAAAGCGCACCGGGCGAGAAGGATGCGACCAAGATGCGCGCCTTCGTCGAAGCGGTCAGGCGCGCGGATGCCGCCGGCCCGTAA
- a CDS encoding FimV/HubP family polar landmark protein, with amino-acid sequence MKQFVRCALALALAVASGAASALGLGEIVVRSSLDQPLLAEIPIISSDPGELERLQARLASPETFARVGLQPPQGVVSGLRFMVGLDNAGNPVVRVTSSEPVNQAALTFLVEVDWGQGRLVREYSALLDAPRTVAAPVQPPIEAPQAAPSNIIEREPLATAVEPAPETDESASEPMVAEISVSPEPEARLITAEPAPVPRPIATARPARRVEGDSYQVAGGDTLSAIAASMPGARGFSLNQRMIALLQANPEAFIDGNIHRLKAGAVLRIPGADTIGALDRAEVNALVREQTRQWRQPVAAVPQPAEAGRIGAAASADGASVDGSSTGPAVADARLEIVPPGASDATSAGNQSGISAGGEGNMLRQDMQAQENLAAREAELEEMKARVAELETLQEQQQKLIELKDSELAEVQQRLAQSPQEAEASVLPWFFGGFGLLLAALAGGWALRQRKPKPVFRAPDSDRRASLAAGFATSGATAAAAGEGETEVTPEPELAGAAIPEAPVVVEDAAAPAVEADGADGADEGMEFEPAATWQQPAVASSPAWHGPADRTLAEVTATEAAGSDSGGGGNERLELARAYIALGDHDSARQLLAEVRLHGDLAARQQAMQMLRELE; translated from the coding sequence GTGAAGCAGTTCGTACGTTGTGCATTGGCATTGGCGCTGGCGGTGGCCAGCGGCGCGGCCAGCGCGCTGGGCCTGGGCGAGATCGTGGTGCGGTCGAGCCTCGACCAGCCGTTGCTGGCCGAAATCCCGATCATTTCCAGCGATCCGGGCGAACTGGAACGCCTGCAGGCGCGGCTGGCCTCGCCGGAGACCTTCGCCCGCGTCGGCCTGCAGCCGCCGCAGGGTGTGGTGTCAGGCCTGCGCTTCATGGTCGGGCTGGACAATGCCGGCAATCCGGTGGTCCGGGTCACCAGCAGCGAGCCGGTGAACCAGGCCGCGCTCACCTTCCTGGTCGAGGTCGACTGGGGACAGGGAAGGCTGGTACGCGAGTATTCGGCCCTGCTGGACGCGCCGCGTACCGTGGCCGCCCCGGTGCAGCCGCCGATCGAGGCGCCACAGGCCGCGCCCTCCAACATCATCGAGCGCGAACCGCTGGCCACCGCCGTGGAGCCGGCGCCGGAAACGGATGAAAGCGCATCCGAGCCGATGGTGGCGGAGATTTCGGTCTCTCCGGAGCCCGAGGCACGGCTCATCACGGCCGAGCCGGCGCCCGTACCGCGTCCGATCGCCACCGCGCGCCCAGCGCGACGGGTAGAAGGCGACAGCTACCAGGTCGCCGGTGGCGATACCCTGTCCGCCATCGCCGCCAGCATGCCGGGCGCGCGCGGGTTCAGCCTCAACCAGCGCATGATCGCGCTGCTGCAGGCCAATCCCGAGGCCTTCATCGACGGCAACATCCACCGGCTCAAGGCCGGTGCGGTGCTGCGGATTCCGGGTGCGGATACCATCGGCGCGCTCGACCGCGCCGAGGTCAATGCCCTGGTCCGCGAGCAGACCCGCCAGTGGCGGCAGCCGGTGGCTGCGGTCCCGCAGCCTGCCGAGGCCGGTCGGATCGGGGCTGCCGCATCTGCCGATGGTGCTTCCGTCGATGGCTCGTCCACCGGCCCCGCCGTGGCCGACGCCCGGCTCGAGATCGTCCCCCCTGGTGCCAGCGATGCCACCAGTGCGGGCAACCAGTCCGGCATCAGCGCCGGAGGTGAGGGAAACATGCTTCGACAGGACATGCAGGCGCAGGAGAACCTGGCCGCCCGCGAGGCCGAACTGGAAGAAATGAAGGCTCGCGTTGCCGAGCTGGAGACGCTGCAGGAACAGCAGCAGAAGCTGATCGAGCTCAAGGACAGCGAGCTGGCCGAGGTGCAGCAGCGGCTCGCACAGTCGCCGCAGGAGGCGGAGGCCTCGGTCCTGCCGTGGTTCTTCGGCGGCTTCGGCCTGTTGCTGGCCGCTCTGGCCGGTGGCTGGGCGTTGCGCCAGCGCAAGCCGAAGCCGGTGTTCCGCGCGCCCGATAGCGATCGCCGCGCGTCGCTGGCGGCCGGTTTTGCGACGAGCGGCGCCACGGCTGCAGCAGCCGGCGAGGGTGAGACTGAAGTCACGCCCGAACCCGAACTCGCCGGTGCCGCCATCCCCGAGGCTCCTGTCGTGGTCGAAGATGCGGCGGCGCCAGCGGTCGAAGCCGACGGAGCCGACGGAGCGGACGAGGGCATGGAGTTCGAACCCGCCGCGACCTGGCAGCAGCCTGCCGTCGCATCGTCCCCGGCCTGGCATGGACCCGCCGACCGGACCCTGGCCGAAGTCACCGCCACAGAAGCTGCTGGCAGCGACAGCGGTGGTGGCGGCAACGAACGCCTCGAACTGGCCCGTGCCTATATCGCTCTTGGCGACCACGACAGCGCCCGCCAGTTGCTGGCCGAGGTACGCCTGCACGGCGACCTGGCCGCCCGTCAGCAGGCCATGCAGATGCTGCGCGAGCTGGAATGA
- a CDS encoding transglycosylase SLT domain-containing protein, protein MLPVVLSVSLATLLASGGADAQSRRDQAAIDQINQRMDAAEARYREAMVMVGNADPEGVAQADQALEDMEDVMADCAGQRGCSPTTLLASYKRLLKLNADARDPYAEDLDPADADPDHRELAEGETDPLAADVPEAAQAAALLDDPRHRFDEMVKYNPAVQAGIRRWLTDMRPSLMNSYENYQYMRHLMWPHYERAGLPEALLFGIMAKESNGRVHSRSRAGAAGPMQFMYATGQRFGLGPDGTGFDTRFDPYASAEASVRYLNERMRELNSNIELALAAYNGGEGRAKRVYEANGGKDFWDESVYNQFPAETRDYVPMVIAAAWLFLHPKQYGIEFPKVDAHPAALTLSQPASIYELTICLGNGGTRDGYMRVLRNLNPRYEADSRLPAGTTLNVTHRMVGLYNRWCTRGARAELARTLVLSDPDRAIVRSGPATPVAPARAAAPAAKRLRMHRVQRGETLSSIARRFSCGTRELARANGIRPPSYIIKPGQQIKLEGCRG, encoded by the coding sequence ATGCTTCCTGTCGTGCTGTCCGTTTCCCTGGCCACGCTGCTGGCCTCCGGCGGCGCGGATGCGCAGTCGCGCCGCGACCAGGCCGCCATCGACCAGATCAACCAGCGGATGGACGCGGCCGAAGCGCGATATCGCGAAGCGATGGTGATGGTGGGCAATGCCGACCCGGAGGGGGTGGCGCAGGCCGACCAGGCGCTGGAGGACATGGAGGACGTGATGGCGGACTGCGCCGGGCAGCGCGGCTGCTCGCCCACGACCCTGCTGGCCAGCTACAAGCGCCTGCTCAAGCTCAATGCCGACGCCCGCGATCCGTACGCCGAGGACCTCGACCCGGCCGACGCCGACCCGGATCACCGGGAACTCGCCGAGGGCGAAACCGATCCGCTGGCCGCCGACGTGCCGGAAGCGGCACAAGCCGCCGCACTGCTCGACGACCCGCGCCATCGCTTCGACGAAATGGTCAAGTACAACCCTGCGGTGCAGGCCGGCATCCGCCGTTGGCTGACCGACATGCGCCCGTCGCTGATGAACAGTTACGAGAACTACCAGTACATGCGCCACCTGATGTGGCCGCACTACGAGCGGGCCGGTCTGCCGGAGGCGCTGCTGTTCGGGATCATGGCCAAGGAATCGAACGGCCGCGTGCATTCGCGTTCGCGCGCCGGCGCGGCCGGACCGATGCAGTTCATGTACGCCACCGGCCAGCGCTTCGGCCTCGGTCCTGACGGCACCGGTTTCGACACCCGTTTCGACCCCTATGCCTCCGCCGAGGCCAGCGTGCGCTACCTCAACGAACGCATGCGCGAGCTCAACAGCAACATCGAGTTGGCGCTGGCCGCCTACAACGGCGGCGAGGGCCGCGCCAAGCGGGTCTACGAGGCCAACGGCGGCAAGGATTTCTGGGACGAGTCGGTCTACAACCAGTTCCCGGCCGAGACCCGCGACTACGTTCCGATGGTGATCGCCGCGGCCTGGCTGTTCCTGCACCCCAAACAGTACGGCATCGAATTTCCGAAGGTCGATGCGCATCCGGCAGCATTGACTCTCTCGCAGCCGGCCTCGATCTACGAGCTGACCATCTGCCTCGGCAACGGCGGTACCCGCGACGGCTACATGCGGGTGCTGCGTAACCTCAACCCGCGTTATGAGGCCGACAGTCGACTCCCGGCGGGCACCACGCTCAACGTCACCCATCGCATGGTCGGCCTGTACAACCGCTGGTGCACCCGCGGTGCCCGCGCCGAGCTCGCCCGCACCCTGGTGCTCAGCGACCCCGACCGCGCCATCGTCCGCTCCGGCCCGGCGACGCCGGTTGCTCCGGCCCGGGCCGCCGCTCCGGCCGCGAAACGCCTGCGTATGCACAGGGTCCAGCGTGGCGAGACCCTGAGCTCGATCGCGCGCAGGTTTTCCTGCGGGACCCGTGAGCTGGCCCGCGCCAACGGCATCCGTCCACCGAGCTACATCATCAAGCCGGGCCAGCAGATCAAACTGGAAGGCTGCCGCGGCTGA
- the truA gene encoding tRNA pseudouridine(38-40) synthase TruA, with protein MSERHGPARDDRRLAMAIEYDGSAFSGWQRLTKPGEEERRSEPTIQAAVEEALSFVAGTRIETVCAGRTDAGVHARAQVIHFDSPVERDPRGWVLGTTTRLPPSVCVRWCVPVAADFHARFSARARRYRYRLVNRPVRPALMREYLGWERRPLDAEAMHRAAQALVGEHDFSAFRTVHCQAPHARRNLHEISVRRDGEIVDIEVQANAFLHHQVRNIVGSLLVVGRGEQPEAWIAELLAGRDRTVAGPTAPASGLMFLGPKYPAEWGLPAEVCL; from the coding sequence ATGAGCGAACGACATGGGCCGGCGCGGGATGATCGCCGCCTGGCGATGGCGATCGAATACGACGGCAGTGCGTTTTCCGGCTGGCAGAGGCTGACCAAGCCCGGCGAGGAGGAGCGGCGCAGCGAGCCGACCATCCAGGCCGCGGTCGAGGAGGCTCTGTCCTTTGTGGCCGGGACGCGGATCGAAACGGTCTGTGCCGGCCGCACCGATGCCGGCGTGCATGCCCGCGCCCAGGTCATCCATTTCGACAGCCCGGTCGAGCGCGACCCGCGCGGCTGGGTACTGGGCACGACCACGCGCCTGCCGCCATCGGTCTGCGTGCGCTGGTGCGTGCCGGTGGCGGCGGACTTTCACGCCCGTTTTTCGGCCCGCGCGCGCCGTTACCGCTACCGGCTGGTCAACCGCCCGGTCCGGCCGGCGCTGATGCGCGAATACCTGGGCTGGGAACGCCGTCCACTCGACGCCGAAGCCATGCACCGCGCCGCACAGGCGCTGGTCGGTGAGCACGACTTTTCCGCCTTCCGCACCGTCCATTGCCAGGCCCCTCACGCACGTCGCAACTTGCACGAGATCAGCGTCCGCCGAGACGGCGAGATCGTCGACATCGAGGTCCAGGCCAATGCCTTCCTGCACCATCAGGTCCGCAACATCGTCGGCAGCCTGCTGGTGGTGGGGCGCGGCGAGCAACCCGAGGCGTGGATCGCCGAACTGCTGGCCGGCCGCGACCGCACCGTCGCCGGGCCGACCGCGCCGGCGTCGGGATTGATGTTCCTCGGGCCGAAGTATCCGGCCGAGTGGGGGTTGCCGGCCGAGGTCTGCTTGTAG